The proteins below are encoded in one region of Campylobacter rectus:
- a CDS encoding DUF4214 domain-containing protein, with product MSLTQSHISALYIALFGRASEGAGNKFWLNAANTQNLSMADIANAMLNTGAAKEYFGGNLNTDEKFINHIYENVLGKGAGIDKEGKAFWINKLKEGANKGFIASQLLKEALDPKYSNSTDEATKAAHNLLVNKVLASNMVADSIQNVPNSSIQNALKSFTDINSNISSTLKANDIKKVIQDNKGNLTVDESKLDESAKQNNKVKILSQVTGKSEDEIKQILPKEDNPSTPDTPTPPDNPTPPTPPAPNPQPEPNPNPPQPPVPNPEEPNKIVGTDGTDHIRGTDKKDFIDAKGGNDFVDGLGGDDEIYGGEGKDRITGGDGNDTIYGDGGDDEIMGDAGDDTLYGGDGNDIIFGNGGNDTIYGGKGNDKIYGELNDKLLDGGEGIDALLLTGSQIDLGAVQKNKIKNFEILDLNKGSYIGMVLKNLTPQNVLNITSNKDTILKISGGNKDTVILDKKFTASADTSGLDANYNRYEGLNDKGELIKVDIEKSIKTVFAATEPTDDADYIQGTQEADIIRAKGGDDVIYGNGGDDEIYGDEGNDIIHGNEGADKLFGGAGDDAIYGGEGNDTIEGNEGKDKIYGNDGDDTIKGGEGDDILKGEGGNDTIYGEGGKDNIFGNEGDDILKGGGDDDKIYGGEGKDTIDGEAGNDTLYGNDGDDTIDGGEGNDEIYGHKGKDTLKGGEGDDKIYGELSDTLLDGGEGVDTLILEDKEIDFNTLQADAIKNFEILDLGSGNSNAATLRNLSPQNISKLTSNKDTILKINGDDKDIAVLSGFTASADTNGLDANYNRYEGLNDKGELVKVDIKKSIKTAFLSDQPTDNADYIQGTQGADIIRAKGGDDIVYGNDGDDTIYGNDGNDALYGGKGEDKLYGGADNDVIYGDEGDDTIYGNEGNDTLYGGDGDDEIYGGEGNDEIEGGAGNNTIYGNEGDDNIYGGGDDDTIDGGDGNDFLYGDNGNDTIEGGSGNDTIKGSYGDDHIEGGEGDDKIYGELNDTLLDGGEGYDSLYFNEDVDFDAIRDTLNQKISNFEQLHLGYTGDDTVKLNNMTAADIFAMTDNKDTILKIKGDKKDSVGLKGFTKVSNDPGVENGYTRYESTYTDTSGTHTIKVDIENPVHVDLVGISTP from the coding sequence ATGTCCCTAACCCAGTCCCATATCTCTGCTTTATACATAGCACTGTTTGGTAGAGCCAGTGAAGGTGCCGGAAATAAATTCTGGCTAAATGCCGCAAATACTCAAAACCTAAGTATGGCAGATATCGCAAACGCTATGCTTAATACCGGTGCGGCAAAAGAGTATTTCGGAGGTAATTTAAATACCGACGAAAAGTTTATAAACCATATCTATGAAAACGTACTGGGTAAAGGTGCGGGTATAGATAAAGAGGGTAAAGCCTTTTGGATAAATAAATTAAAAGAAGGAGCTAATAAAGGTTTTATAGCAAGCCAGCTTCTTAAAGAAGCTCTTGATCCTAAATACTCAAACAGTACCGATGAAGCTACTAAAGCGGCTCACAATCTTTTAGTAAATAAAGTACTTGCTTCAAATATGGTAGCAGATAGCATACAAAACGTTCCTAACTCAAGCATACAAAACGCTTTAAAATCTTTTACGGATATTAATAGCAATATATCCTCTACTTTAAAAGCAAATGATATAAAAAAGGTTATACAAGACAATAAAGGAAATTTAACCGTAGACGAATCCAAACTGGATGAATCCGCAAAACAAAACAATAAGGTTAAGATTTTATCTCAAGTAACGGGTAAGAGTGAAGATGAGATAAAACAGATACTGCCTAAAGAAGATAATCCAAGTACTCCGGATACCCCTACTCCACCCGATAACCCTACTCCTCCTACTCCTCCTGCGCCAAATCCGCAGCCTGAACCGAACCCGAATCCTCCTCAACCGCCGGTACCGAATCCTGAGGAACCAAACAAGATAGTGGGTACTGATGGAACGGATCATATACGAGGAACCGATAAAAAGGATTTCATAGATGCCAAAGGAGGCAATGACTTCGTAGACGGTCTTGGGGGCGATGATGAGATATATGGAGGCGAAGGGAAAGATAGGATCACCGGCGGCGACGGAAACGATACTATTTACGGCGATGGCGGTGATGACGAAATAATGGGCGATGCGGGAGACGATACTCTTTATGGCGGAGACGGAAACGATATCATATTTGGCAATGGTGGCAACGATACCATTTACGGTGGAAAGGGAAATGATAAAATTTACGGCGAACTAAACGATAAGCTGCTTGACGGCGGCGAAGGAATAGATGCGCTTTTGCTCACGGGCTCTCAGATAGATCTAGGCGCCGTGCAAAAAAATAAGATCAAAAATTTCGAGATATTGGATTTAAACAAAGGCTCTTATATCGGTATGGTTCTAAAAAATCTTACTCCGCAAAACGTCCTTAATATCACCTCAAACAAAGATACGATCTTAAAAATAAGCGGCGGCAATAAAGACACCGTAATCTTAGATAAAAAATTCACCGCTTCGGCCGATACGAGCGGTTTGGATGCGAATTACAATCGTTACGAGGGGTTAAACGATAAGGGCGAACTCATCAAAGTCGATATCGAAAAATCCATAAAAACCGTATTTGCAGCTACAGAACCGACGGATGATGCGGACTATATCCAAGGAACCCAAGAAGCGGATATCATTCGCGCAAAAGGCGGGGACGACGTGATATACGGAAACGGCGGAGACGATGAAATTTACGGCGACGAAGGCAATGACATCATCCACGGCAACGAAGGAGCCGATAAGCTGTTTGGCGGAGCCGGAGACGATGCCATTTACGGCGGCGAAGGTAACGACACAATAGAAGGCAATGAGGGTAAGGACAAAATTTACGGCAACGACGGAGATGATACCATAAAGGGCGGCGAAGGAGACGATATCTTAAAGGGCGAAGGCGGAAACGATACCATCTATGGAGAAGGCGGAAAGGATAATATATTCGGCAATGAAGGAGACGACATCCTCAAAGGCGGCGGCGACGACGATAAAATTTACGGCGGAGAAGGAAAAGATACGATAGACGGCGAAGCCGGAAACGACACGCTATACGGTAACGACGGAGACGATACGATAGACGGCGGAGAAGGAAACGATGAAATTTACGGACACAAAGGCAAAGATACGCTAAAAGGCGGCGAGGGAGACGATAAAATTTACGGCGAGTTAAGCGATACGCTGCTTGACGGCGGCGAAGGAGTGGATACGCTCATCCTTGAAGATAAAGAGATCGATTTTAATACGCTGCAAGCAGACGCGATCAAAAATTTCGAGATACTGGATCTAGGAAGCGGCAACAGCAACGCCGCAACGCTTAGAAACTTAAGTCCTCAAAATATCTCAAAGCTTACCTCAAACAAAGATACGATCCTAAAAATAAACGGCGACGATAAAGATATCGCGGTTTTAAGCGGCTTTACCGCTTCGGCCGATACGAACGGCTTGGATGCGAATTACAATCGTTACGAGGGATTAAACGATAAGGGCGAACTCGTCAAAGTAGATATCAAAAAATCGATAAAAACCGCATTCTTATCCGATCAACCGACGGATAACGCAGACTATATCCAAGGAACCCAAGGAGCAGATATCATTCGCGCAAAAGGCGGCGATGATATCGTATACGGCAACGATGGAGACGATACGATTTACGGCAACGACGGCAATGATGCGCTTTACGGCGGCAAAGGAGAGGATAAGCTGTATGGCGGTGCGGATAACGATGTCATTTACGGCGATGAGGGCGATGATACGATTTACGGCAACGAGGGCAACGATACGCTTTACGGAGGAGACGGTGACGATGAAATTTATGGAGGAGAAGGAAACGACGAAATAGAAGGCGGAGCCGGAAATAATACCATCTATGGTAACGAAGGAGACGACAACATCTATGGCGGCGGAGACGACGACACCATAGACGGCGGCGATGGAAACGACTTTTTATACGGCGATAACGGCAACGACACCATAGAGGGCGGAAGCGGAAACGATACGATAAAAGGCAGTTATGGCGATGACCATATAGAAGGAGGAGAAGGAGACGACAAAATTTACGGCGAGCTAAACGATACGCTGCTTGACGGCGGCGAGGGATACGATAGCTTGTATTTTAACGAAGACGTTGATTTTGATGCGATACGAGATACGTTAAATCAAAAGATTTCAAATTTTGAACAGTTACACTTAGGATATACCGGCGATGATACGGTTAAGCTCAATAATATGACCGCGGCCGATATCTTTGCGATGACGGACAACAAAGATACCATCTTAAAAATCAAAGGCGATAAAAAAGATTCGGTAGGTCTTAAGGGCTTTACTAAAGTCTCTAACGATCCCGGCGTAGAAAACGGCTACACTAGATACGAGAGCACCTACACTGATACAAGCGGCACGCATACTATCAAAGTCGATATAGAAAACCCAGTGCACGTAGATCTGGTCGGTATTTCTACGCCTTGA